The window AGCTCTCTCCCATACCCTATTCAAAGTGAATGATGATCACAAAAACAACATGTAACTAAATTTCCAGGTAACAATCCGATACGCACAATGAGGGTCGTTGGTTTAGAATTTTAGGCAAAGAAAATTCTGGCATGAGTAGCAGAGATAGGCCAAAATCAACCTTTCTCGATCAGATTTTGAGGGATTCGACAGAGAGCATCCAGGGTACAAATGTAGGTGAATGATAGCCGGAATGATGCATGTTTTAGTTGCCGCGATAATGATTTCCCGGTGACGGGCTCGTAACCTGAATGACGAAGTGTTTGGGCTTTGTAATATGTGCCATACTAACACTTGGGCCTTTCGATTGTGCTGGAAGGATATTGAACACGTGCTTAAACAAGTACTTGTGATTGTTAGAGAAAGAAACTTTCTCCTAATCACAAAGGGTTAACGAGGAAAGGTTTGCTTTGCTTTTTGGATGTTTTTGTTTGGTTATCATATGGTTAGGTTTAACAAAAGTGTTGTGTATATATACATATGTGATTTTCAAAAGACGAGTCTCCAACATGTTTAAGCTTGGGTGCGCACCAAGTCTTTGAACAAATAGGAGCTTCTCCCCATTAGATTTGGTGAGTTATCATCTTCTTGTTCATCCAAGTAGTAGCAAAACCACTCTCCCACATTCTCGTTGTCTTCCATTGTGTGCTTTTAGAGTGTATCGGGATGTTCCATGTTTAGTCTCCTCCTACTCGATCATATTCAAGCCTCTAATGTTGAAGAAGAGTTTGTGTTGATTGTGCATGTAAGGTTAAATATTTTACGTGTTTCTCTCTTTCATAAAAGTAAATCGATTGATTTTGACTCTTTAAGTTCTATGAATATGTATATCACTTGATCTCATACGTTATTTACCATGAACATAACATTGATCAAAATCAAATTTTGTCTACTTCAATCCTAATATTTTTCATTTTATTTTCTTTAAGGTGCTATATCAATGCTATTTTATAAACTAGGATATGTAAGAGTCAATTTAAGTTCGCCCAAGTCTGATTTCATAACCTCATGGCCACGTTACCAAATAATGCACCACTCTTTTGCGTGATCATACAAGAGACATGGTTCTTGTTATGGCACATGCACTCATAAATGGACAACGAAATTAGCCTTAATCGGAAAAACATCCCATTTTGGAGTTTCACGTCTCGAATGACCTTCCTTGTTTGTATATCATATCAATCTTTTTTCTGTTTCCCACACGCGAATGAGACTCATGGAATCACATAACTCCATTCATATCTATCTTCCGTGTCGGCACTTCATTATCAGTCCTTACTTACATAAAGAGGGATATAAGCCTTGATCAGTTATTTGAAAACTCCAAAATTAACTAATTAAGTACAAACAACCTCCTAATCCTTTAGTTAAACTAGTCTTATATATATATATGCACTATGTTTGGTGTTGATCTAGATAGTTGCAGCAAAAGGTCAGCAGCAAGAGATGGATAAACCAATTAAGGACTAATCAACTGGAAATTTCATATACAACTTTCAACTTTGATGCTAGCTCTGTTTGAAGTTTTGAAGTTACATATGATTGATATGAAGGTTGAGACGATCGACCTAGCAGCATTTAGGCCTAGCTACCCTCGTGTAGAAACTCAACGTAGCATAATTAAGTTGGTTATCCGCCTCTGTTTGTGCTTTGCTTCAACTTAGTCCTCGAAGATCGAGTTACTATACCCACATAGAAAGCTCTTTTTCGACTTCCATGTCCTCCTCTGCTAGCTTTCGGGTGATTCTAACAATATGTCATATCATCTTCTAAACTTCCAGCATCTAGACGCCTTACCCAGACGTGTAATCTATTATATAAAATCTCATTGATCGAAGAGATACCTGAGAGTCGAAATATAAACCCAACATTGTTGATCAAGCCATTGATCGAAATTTATCATATGATCATAGAAATTTGGGGATTTCTCAACTTAATTACTCTTGTTCTAGCTAGGGTTTGATTCATCCTCTTCCTTACATAAAACCCTAGATCGAGGAGATGATATTGTCTTCATCAAGCTCTTTCATGCATGCATACATGCGAATCTTGGCAATCATATATGGCCGACCCAACATGTGAATCTTCCTTATCCACCACGTGATTGTCATCTCTTATTTTGTGCTTTGCATTCAACTCAATTCAATTCGGCACAACTAACATGTGATGGAAAACAACGAGTGGCTACATGACGAACTTCTTTTTCGTATGAGCTCGGGAAGCTGGCAATTCCAACCAGCATATCAACTGTCCTCGTTCATCTTTTTCCATTTTTGACTGTGCAGAGTGCGAGCAATGGGCCTTATAGGTTATTTTCTCTAATCTTTTTCTCAGAATAATAAAGGATTGGATGCTAAGGTTTCGACGATAGTTGTTGTAAATGCATGATAGCTAGTGACTCATGCATCCAGGACGGTACCTAACTTTGTTTTTGTCTGCTGGTCATGATCGATAGAGTTGGTTGTATGAACTTTACATTTTGGCATCTCAATTCTCAAGTAATTGTTACGCACAAAAAATCGCTAAACATAGAACAATAGAGACGTTAATAAGAGAAAAGAGCCGCTTCACCCCCTTGATGGTTGTGAATAGTTTGTGATATAGGTGATATTAGTCGAAGGATAACATGGATGATCGAACACAATGAAGGTTATGAAGCTTAAGAAACCTTATTTCAACTGCGGTGTTAATTTGATACGTTGTACAACATAATACGAGATCTTGCAAGTGAACTATGAATGTCAATGTAGATACCCACGATGGTAATGAAGAGGAGTTAATACGACGTGAAAGGCTTCCTTTGCAGGGGTTGCAAGTTAGGTCCCTTGCACTCTCGACTTCAGTTTTTGCATGGCCATGGCATACTTTCGGGAAAAAAGCCTCGATGGGATCTCACAACAGTAGCTCTCACTACTCTGTGCGCGTCGATCTCTCGTTGGCTCATCTCGATGTAATTGTATGCATAGGTTTCTAAATATCTCACCCCGACGTCTTACGTATGTGAATCTGAGTTCTGATCTCAGTTCCAGATCTCATGCAGCCGCAACCACAGTATAACTATATGAACATGCTAACTTCCAGCACGTGCTTTAATTCTGGTGTGGTATGGAAGAAACTGCAGGTCTCAATCTCACCCAGACAATTTACTGTACTATGATCTCCTCCAAAAGTTTCAAGATCCTACGTACTTCTATCGCACTAAGCAAAACGGCATCTCTTGTTTAGATTAAGTTAGTTACTAGTTAGGCTAATACGAACAGAATGTAAGTATCATTGTCTGTAATCACTATCACTGCTCGATCAGCAATGATTATCTGTAAAGAAACTTAAAGGAGACAAAGGGAACTGAACTATGTTGTTTCCCAGCATGATTAGAATGACATATATGACAAATACTCTCATTAATTTACTATAAAAAGGATAGCAAATCTCAAGCTTTAGGATAACCCTATTACAAACTAAGTTTACGTATGATAGATTAAATACCATGCCAATATAATTATAAAACAGAAAGAAAAAAATTATTTATATATGTACTAATAATTATGTATATAGACAGACCTAAGTATATATAAGTAACTAATGATTCAAATTATTATATAATTATATGATAATATAGACGATGAGTTGAGGGTGTTTTATATTACTCTCCATTTAGTAACTGCATAGACCAGAGATCCTCCATGCTCCAGTAATTATCCTGATTTGAATCTCCAGGGGGTAGAACATTAGGATGAGCAGGAGGCTGAACCAGAGTTGCTGGATACGACGCCGTCGGGGCGCATAGAGGGTAGGTGGTTTCCATGGCGTCGAGACCAACAGTGCTGCTCGATCCCACTTTGCTTGTGCTTGCCTGATCTGCAGTTCCATCAGAGCTTTGTCCCTGTGAATTGCTCTGATCACCTTGCTTGATGTGCTTTTGGATTCGGGTTCTCCAGTAGTTCTTGATTTCATTGTCGGTCCGTCCTGGCAGATGCTTTGCGATTTTCGACCACCTGCATGAGCAATCAGACTAAATTGTTTAACCTAGCCAGTTAAACGCAAATATTTAATTTCTAGCTGGCTTTAATTTAGTTCCTGGTATAAATAGTTGCATGAACCGGATAAGAAATTGGCATAATTACACCTACTAGATCCAACACATACAAGGAAAACAATGTCACATTAACCAAAAACTAAGAAAGACCGATAATGACCTATTGGAAGTGTAGCCACTTATATACATGTGTTCTAGCTATGGTTTCATTGTCTTGCATGAAACACAGATAATTAGAAGATTTGAAAGGCTACTCCAAGCAGCATATTTACTATGAACGTGAACTCGATCTTATTCATTCTTGATCGACTAAACTTACGAAACACGTAGTATAAGATCATTTGATCTTTTCACTACAGCTCTGTGATGCAACTAAGAACGAGCACCTTGTTATGCAAAATGCATGACGGACCGAAAGTTAATACCAATCTCAATAATCAATCCAGAAGCTCAGTTGCTACTCAATCTGTGACCTAATTCTGATAGTTAGTTCATTTCTCCAAATGTGAAAAAGAAAACCGTACGTAGAACATTTCTTTAGCTTCAACAGACAAGTTAAATCCTGAAAAAATATACAAATCTTTGGCAAATGAGATCCTTCGACCAGTTAAGAGCTCTAGGGGTCTAATTAACGTAGATTGGCATAGCTCATATCCTATGTCGTTTTACGTGGAACTTTCACGACGGAAATTGAACTTTTGTTGATGCGATTATACCATCAATAGACAAGAGTAGTACGTACGTGGTAATGGAATGGATGGATTCTTGGAAGTCTTCGTGTGCGCTCCGTCATCTTCAGAGTTCTTCAAGATGTAATGAGAACTTGCGACATATCTTTATATCGAATCGTGAAACATGAGTTTGTTACATTACAAAAAATGAGTGAGTAAAGTTAGATGATGTTCTCTCGAGCATAATGGGGCGAACCCCTAGCTGAACGAGAACGATCCCTCATCATAGATATGGGATAGAGCACAGAACGTTCGAGTCTGGAAAAACCGGACCTTTAGAGTTCACGGTTCATCCTCACCTATAATGGGAGTGACTATGGCCGAATATGGCTAGCTAGCCATGTATAAAAGAGGGATTCACTGATCGAAACCGAGGGTCTGGAGCTCAATAAACTTATTAGGCCAGCCTTACAAGGTTGAACTCAGCAGAAATTCGACTGACCTTGACTGGACATAATAGTGGGACTGAAAACACCCTAGCTACGTGCAACACAGCGACCATGGTAATCAGTGGCCGTAGTCCAATCTAGAATGAACCACGTAGTCATTTATGTTTTATGTTTATAAAGTTGCCTAACACTCGATTAGAAGTGAGCATGCAACACATATTTTAGCCAACCGAAACTCTTATACCTGCTTGGACCCCCTAGTAAACTAATCAAGCTTACTTGCCAACAACGTAACAAGGAAGAGAAACGAGGGTTAGTACATCAAAATGTAATAAAACAGTTAACCAAAACAAATTGATCAAATTACCTTTTCCTACTCAAACCCTTTCCTATATATTGTGCTAATTTCACATTTCCATCAAAGAGTATGTCTTAATCATTTATATAACTATGTATCATGGACATTACAAAAACTAATGATGCAAAACCTAAATAATGAACAACCAGGAAAGGTTGTTGGTTTGTGGAAGCTAGGGAATGCCATGGAAAGGTTAATTTATTATATACATAAATATTTTTGCTTATAGTAAAAGCGTATCTTAGAAAATCTATCAACACGTACATGTTCTATGGGTGAGATTTAAAGTCTTCCAAGTTGGACATTTCATCATATAAATAAGACAGACCAGACCTGGGAACCAAATGTTTGCCACAACAGAAAGAAAAAAAAAATCATACAGAGACCTTGCGTATTTGCATCACAGAGTAATAATATTACAACAACTCGAATCCCAGCTAGATATCATACTTGAAGACACCCTCTGATACTCTGATATCAGATCTGGAGCTTCAAAGACAACAATATGCCCGGAATAGCAGGTATGTCCATACATGCTTTCATATATACATAAATACTTGCGGGATATATATATCTCATCTAGTTGTCGTCGTTGTTGTTGTTCCAATCCTGAGAGGTTTATATATATATATGCTTCATTTTTTTTCTTTTCTATACCAAACTGGTGAGGATCATCCAGATCTTGAAGGCATATAGTTAGCTTACCTAACGAGCCGATATATGGATATTTTTGCTCACTAAATAGCAGAGAAGAAAAGGGTAAGCTTAGCTCATGATTGTGAGCTGCAGCCATGCGCATATCTCCGACGATCCGAATCCGAGGATTCGTGCTGTACGACGAGAACTTATAGAGGGAGAAAGGGGCCGGCCGGCCAGTCGTTGTCTTAAGGTGCCAAAACAGTAAGGTTCATGTCAACTTCAAAGCCAAATAAGGCAGAAAGGATTTTTTTTTTTCTTTTCTCCTAAGTGAGAAGTTTGGCATGTGACCAATTTTGCTAAGGGTTGGACTCAAATTGGAAAACCTTTTATACTTTTTTCCGGCACTCGTTCCCAAAGTACCCCTTAAAATTAGGTATTTTTTTTAGTTTTTATTTTCTCTACGACAACAATTTCCTAATATTTGGACTTTTTTGAATGTTTGTTAATCATAGATGGTATCCTAATTTGGACACCGTTACCAATTTTAACAAATATTTATCAAACTGATGCGATGCTAGGTAAGCATGCACATGCAGAGTTAAACTTGCTTATGGGATATCCCAGTTCGTTTTGTCAACTCCTTTACATGCTGCAACGTCATCCATCCGCGGCCGCCGGAGCTAACCGGAGTTAGATATATGACGGTAAGAATAGCTTGTTATCCGGCAAAGCCTTCGATCACAAGTCATCTTCTGGGCATGCACGGCCTAAAGCGTACTCTTAAAACCACTGCACAATTACTAATTATGACTCCGTCACTGTATGAACTCAAATTCCACAGGAAGTAAATTAGAAAAAAAGGGGAATTTGAAATACAAAAAACTATAAAAAAAAAACAAAACCAAACAAAAACAAAGAGATAAGAAATTAGCTGAACACTATCCTGAGTATGAATTTAGATAAAGATTTTTTTTTTTTGGGTTAAGCGTAGAGAGACAAACATCGAAAATATATAGGTCCACATCAATGATATGCCTCCAATTCTATCGTCTATGTCACACCACCTAAGAATTTTTGTTAAAGCATAATAAGCACTTTCCAAGAATCAAGACTCATCCTCGTATCATATCTTATAAAACTTTGAATTAAACAAAAAACAAAAAAGAAGATGAAAAAAAAAAAATCCTTAAATATTGGTCACCATCACACACTGTAGCAAATAATTTTTCGTGGGTATGGATCGAACACTCCAAGTCCCCAGCTAATGAATTGACTTGCCTC of the Fragaria vesca subsp. vesca linkage group LG6, FraVesHawaii_1.0, whole genome shotgun sequence genome contains:
- the LOC101298345 gene encoding myb-related protein 305-like, which gives rise to MDKKPCNSSSQDAEVRKGPWTMEEDLILINYIANHGEGVWNSLAKSAGLKRTGKSCRLRWLNYLRPDVRRGNITPEEQLLIMELHAKWGNRWSKIAKHLPGRTDNEIKNYWRTRIQKHIKQGDQSNSQGQSSDGTADQASTSKVGSSSTVATLVQPPAHPNVLPPGDSNQDNYWSMEDLWSMQLLNGE